From a region of the Pristis pectinata isolate sPriPec2 chromosome 2, sPriPec2.1.pri, whole genome shotgun sequence genome:
- the LOC127585221 gene encoding fatty acid-binding protein 1, liver-like, which translates to MDFSGQYELQSQENMKPFMNALGIPDDMIEKIKELKSVTKIVQNGKDFIVAVQTGNQMLVNNFTLGRETYVETPTGEKVKATINLEGENKLVINTKDITSVAEFNGDLLINTITLGDIVYKRISKKTEDPDEEQCSSL; encoded by the exons ATGGATTTCAGTGGGCAGTATGAACTTCAGAGCCAGGAAAACATGAAGCCATTTATGAATGCTCTGG GAATCCCAGATGATATGATTGAGAAGATAAAAGAACTAAAGAGTGTTACTAAAATTGTTCAAAATGGAAAAGACTTCATAGTGGCTGTGCAAACTGGCAATCAGATGCTTGTTAATAACTTCACCCTTGGACGTGAGACCTATGTAGAAACTCCAACAGGAGAGAAGGTCAAG GCCACAATAAACCTGGAAGGAGAAAATAAGCTGGTCATTAACACAAAAGACATTACTTCAGTTGCAGAGTTCAATGGGGATCTGCTGATTAAT ACAATAACTTTGGGAGACATTGTTTACAAGCGGATaagcaaaaaaactgaagatCCTGATGAAGAGCAATGTAGTTCATTATAA